The Tachypleus tridentatus isolate NWPU-2018 chromosome 5, ASM421037v1, whole genome shotgun sequence genome includes a window with the following:
- the LOC143250352 gene encoding uncharacterized protein LOC143250352, with amino-acid sequence MQLCQKHELEDYWGSFWLTRVPFTEVMPRDCYEILTCLHFANNEHDQPNSGDPNYGPLWKIQDLVNLCESKYLAVYAPQHELPIDESIIKFKGRVHLKQYLPSKPTRWGITQFALCESKSGYAFQIITYCGKIPQCLKGDPPKLGTFMYPHKSTKWYFTIYHWLRDVALVNRYIIYCADCKSNGGNPVSPRLFREQIIQNLLEGYVSKAKQKGRQSTDTGQCLVERHSIGQYKDKNTNLIVLFAAIDTQLDGKESRLIISANSAISPCAFYHAMRYIITTKTINGLLYTILINYCAVHSTLCIRVSPFIPVILMY; translated from the exons ATGCAGTTGTGCCAGAAACATGAACTGGAAGATTACTGGGGCTCCTTTTGGCTAACTCGTGTGCCATTTACAGAGGTAATGCCACGAGATTGTTATGAAATTCTGACATGTTTGCATTTTGCTAACAATGAGCATGATCAGCCAAACAGTGGAGATCCAAATTATGGTCCACTGTGGAAAATTCAGGATCTGGTGAATCTCTGTGAATCAAAATACCTTGCAGTATATGCCCCACAACATGAGCTGCCCATTGATGAAAGTATCATCAAATTCAAAGGGAGAGTTCATCTCAAACAGTATTTACCATCAAAACCCACAAGATGGGGCATCACACAGTTTGCATTGTGTGAAAGCAAATCTGGATATGCTTTCCAAATTATTACATATTGTGGGAAAATACCACAGTGCCT CAAAGGAGATCCGCCG AAGCTGGGAACCTTTATGTATCCACACAAAAGTACCAAGTGGTATTTTACCATTTACCATTGGCTTAGAGATGTAGCTCTTGttaacagatatataatatattgtgcagaCTGCAAGAGCAACGGTGGAAATCCGGTATCTCCAAGACTATTCAGAGAgcagattattcaaaatttgctgGAGGGATATGTCAGCAAAGCCAAACAAAAAGGAAGACAAAGTACTGATACAGGTCAGTGCTTGGTGGAAAGACATAGTATTGGGCAATATAAGgacaaaaacacaaacctgattgtaCTGTTTGCAGCGATAGATACACAGCTGGATGGAAAAGAAAGCAGACTAATTATTTCTGCAAACAGTGCAATCTCTCCATGTGCTTTTTACCATGCCATGAGATATATCATAACCACAAAGACTATCAATGGGCTGCtgtatacaattttaataaattattgtgctgtACATAGCACTTTGTGTATCAGGGTGTCtccctttattcctgttattctgatgtattga